From a region of the Arachis ipaensis cultivar K30076 chromosome B09, Araip1.1, whole genome shotgun sequence genome:
- the LOC107617772 gene encoding ATP synthase subunit beta, mitochondrial: protein MASRRIVSSLIRSSLRRGSQSNPSIAASASRLASRSRGGASPAGYILNRVAEYATSAAAAAAPSPQPPAKKESGGGGKITDEFTGKGAIGQVCQVIGAVVDVRFEEGLPPILTALEVLDHSSRLVLEVAQHLGEGVVRTIAMDGTEGVVRGWRVLNTGSPITVPVGRATLGRIINVIGEPIDEKGDLKTEHYLPIHREAPAFVEQATEQQILVTGIKVVDLLAPYQRGGKIGLFGGAGVGKTVLIMELINNVAKAHGGFSVFAGVGERTREGNDLYREMIESGVIKLGDKQSESKCALVYGQMNEPPGARARVGLTGLTVAEHFRDAEGQDVLLFVDNIFRFTQANSEVSALLGRIPSAVGYQPTLATDLGGLQERITTTKKGSITSVQAIYVPADDLTDPAPATTFAHLDATTVLSRQISELGIYPAVDPLDSTSRMLSPLILGQDHYETARGVQKVLQNYKNLQDIIAILGMDELSEDDKLTVARARKIQRFLSQPFHVAEVFTGAPGKYVELKESINSFQGVLDGKYDDLPEQSFYMVGGIEEVIAKAEKIAKESAS from the exons ATGGCTTCACGAAGGATTGTTTCCTCTCTGATTCGATCTTCACTTCGCCGCGGATCTCAATCCAACCCTTCCATTGCCGCATCGGCTTCCAGGCTCGCCTCCCGAAGCCGCGGCGGTGCATCTCCCGCTGGATATATCCTCAACCGCGTTGCCGAGTATGCCACCTcggccgccgccgccgccgctcCCTCACCACAGCCTCCCGCAAAGAAGGAATCCGGTGGTGGAGGTAAGATCACCGATGAGTTCACTGGTAAGGGTGCGATCGGTCAAGTGTGCCAGGTCATCGGTGCCGTCGTCGATGTGAGATTCGAGGAGGGTTTGCCTCCCATCCTGACTGCGCTCGAGGTGCTAGATCATTCTTCCAGACTGGTGCTGGAGGTGGCTCAGCATTTGGGTGAGGGTGTTGTCAGAACCATTGCTATGGATGGTACTGAAGGTGTTGTCAGAGGGTGGCGCGTGCTTAACACCGGATCCCCTATCACC GTTCCTGTTGGCAGGGCAACCCTTGGACGTATTATCAATGTCATTGGAGAGCCTATTGATGAGAAGGGTGATCTAA AAACTGAGCATTACTTGCCCATTCACAGAGAAGCTCCTGCTTTTGTTGAGCAAGCCACTGAGCAACAGATTCTTGTCACAGGAATCAAG GTTGTCGATCTGCTTGCACCATACCAAAGAGGAGGAAAGATTGGGTTGTTTGGTGGTGCTGGTGTGGGTAAAACTGTGCTCATTATGGAGCTCATTAACAACGTTGCCAAGGCTCATG GTGGTTTCTCTGTGTTTGCCGGTGTTGGAGAAAGAACCCGTGAGGGTAATGACTTGTACAGAGAAATGATTGAGAGTGGTGTCATCAAGCTAGGTGACAAGCAG AGTGAAAGCAAATGTGCTCTTGTGTACGGTCAAATGAATGAGCCCCCGGGTGCTCGTGCCCGTGTTGGTCTTACTGGGCTTACTGTTGCTGAGCACTTCCGTGATGCTGAAGGGCAAGATGTGCTCCTCTTTGTTGACAACATTTTCCGCTTTACTCAG GCTAACTCAGAGGTGTCTGCTTTGCTTGGACGTATCCCATCTGCTGTGGGTTACCAACCAACCTTGGCCACTGATCTTGGAGGTCTTCAAGAGCGTATTACAACCACCAAGAAGGGTTCAATTACCTCTGTCCAAGCTATTTATGTGCCTGCTGATGACTTGACAGATCCTGCTCCTGCTACCACCTTTGCTCACTTGGATGCTACAACAGTGTTATCACGACAG ATCTCCGAGCTGGGTATCTATCCCGCCGTGGACCCCTTGGATTCCACATCTCGTATGCTTTCCCCACTTATCTTGGGTCAGGATCACTACGAAACTGCTCGTGGTGTCCAGAAGGTTCTTCAAAACTACAAGAATCTTCAAGATATTATTGCTATTTTGGGAATGGACGAGCTCAGTGAAGATGATAAATTGACTGTTGCCCGTGCCCGTAAGATTCAAAGATTCTTGAGCCAGCCTTTCCATGTTGCAGAAGTATTCACGGGTGCCCCAGGCAAATATGTTGAGTTGAAggagagcattaacagcttccag GGTGTGTTGGATGGCAAATACGATGACCTGCCAGAGCAGTCATTTTACATGGTTGGCGGTATTGAAGAGGTCATTGCAAAGGCAGAGAAGATTGCTAAGGAATCAGCGTCTTAG
- the LOC107617940 gene encoding ALG-2 interacting protein X isoform X1, with protein MAATPSSSAAGATNIMLAIFEKKTNSVDLYRPLRNYIAFNYSEREAQNLEDDLQTLKQQRADIERHSDPSLPSRRDLLQSYFRALCLVETRFPISPDPAHVNALTFVWFDAFKPKQKSSQQNIHLEKASVLFNLGAVYSQIGLSYDRNTVDGRRQASHAFIAAAGAFAYLRDNASMKASIGGSATVDISGECAGMLEKLMLAQAQECVFENSIAKGSTPGVCSKISRQVGLYYEEALAALNVAPLNTHFDKSWIAHVQLKSALFYAEACFRYGLELHEKEEIAEEIARLRSAINVLTEAKRNSKGAAAQILDAIGKLEANINRNLERAVKENDRVYLMRVPSPSSLPPLAAFSMVKPMAMSEVLDASKEKMFASLVPDSSTKALSRYTEMVDDIIRMQAEKLQQASELTRVRLKEMELPDSILALEGNFTLPTSLKEDVEAVQISGGPAGLEAELQQLRDLRRVNQELLVQTEELLQKEAREDSQFRSQFGTKWTRPQSSTLTKNLQDRLNRFAGNLKQAAESDGRIERSVRENSAFMSILDARPIESALPTLARPIMSLDQNEDAIVGSLKQSLRQLETLGAQRAGLEDMLKEMKRKDDILPKLMTSTGSHEDLFKKEIAKYDHICEEIAQNIEAQEQLLMQIQAQNDEFSALFNLEDYKASREKCYKQIEAAIAKFREIKDNINEGLKFYVTLQDAITNVKQQSNDFVMTRNIQCREMIEDVQRKVANMSFQDKNSGAFSSSYPPVGSQNQRPSTQQTDPRPQTPYYQPPEQPPVSSYGHPLPSYSSAAHQPHLHTTFHQHLPLHTNPIRFISRHQQSMANLHILDGVVHTIMRRLSNLVLFPGLHILFHLHTLHLIKVDTISSNSVNPTVFYNKRDYSFRHLLNKSDLDIPVILKL; from the exons ATGGCCGCGACGCCGTCGTCCTCCGCCGCGGGAGCCACCAACATCATGCTCGCAATTTTCGAGAAGAAGACTAATTCCGTCGACCTGTACCGCCCTCTACGCAACTACATCGCATTCAACTACTCCGAGCGTGAGGCCCAGAACCTCGAAGACGATCTCCAAACCCTAAAGCAGCAACGCGCTGACATCGAGCGCCACTCCGATCCCTCCCTCCCTTCCCGCCGGGACCTTCTCCAGTCCTACTTCAGAGCCCTCTGCCTCGTTGAGACCCGATTCCCAATCTCCCCCGACCCGGCGCACGTCAACGCCCTCACCTTCGTCTGGTTCGACGCCTTCAAGCCCAAGCAGAAGTCTTCCCAGCAGAACATCCATCTCGAGAAGGCCTCCGTACTCTTCAATTTGGGAGCAGTGTACAGCCAAATTGGGCTTTCGTATGATCGCAACACCGTGGACGGCCGTCGCCAGGCCTCACATGCGTTTATAGCAGCCGCGGGGGCGTTTGCTTATTTGAGGGATAATGCGTCCATGAAAGCCTCCATTGGAGGATCCGCCACCGTGGACATCTCGGGGGAGTGCGCTGGGATGCTTGAGAAGCTGATGCTAGCTCAGGCTCAAGAGTGCGTCTTTGAGAACAGTATCGCCAAAGGAAGCACGCCAGGTGTTTGTTCCAAGATCTCTAGGCAG GTTGGGCTGTATTATGAGGAAGCTTTAGCTGCATTGAATGTTGCACCTTTAAACACACATTTTGATAAATCGTGGATAGCGCATGTCCAGCTGAAATCGGCTTTGTTCTATGCTGAAGCTTGCTTTAGGTATGGACTGGAGCtacatgaaaaagaagaaatagcaGAGGAGATTGCACGACTCAGGAGTGCCATTAACGTGCTAACTGAGGCGAAGAGAAATTCAAAGGGTGCTGCAGCACAGATTCTCGATGCAATTGGCAAGTTAGAGGCCAATATTAACCGAAACTTGGAAAGGGCTGTCAAGGAGAACGACAGGGTTTACCTCATGAGAGTTCCTTCTCCCAGTTCCCTACCACCTCTTGCAGCATTTTCTATGGTGAAGCCAATGGCAATGAGTGAGGTGCTGGATGCAAGCAAAGAGAAGATGTTTGCTAGCCTTGTACCTGACAGTAGTACAAAGGCCCTCTCCAGGTATACTGAAATGGTAGATGACATTATAAGAATGCAGGCTGAGAAGCTACAGCAAGCTAGTGAGCTAACACGAGTTAGGCTCAAGGAAATGGAACTTCCGGATTCTATTCTTGCTTTGGAAGGAAATTTTACTCTTCCAACAAGTCTCAAAGAAGATGTGGAGGCTGTGCAGATCAGTGGGGGACCTGCTGGCTTGGAAGCAGAGTTACAGCAACTGAGGGACCTAAGGAGGGTGAATCAAGAATTATTGGTCCAGACTGAGGAGCTGTTGCAAAAGGAAGCAAGAGAAGATTCTCAATTTAGAAGCCAGTTTGGGACAAAATGGACTAGACCTCAATCAAGCACTTTGACAAAGAACTTGCAGGATAGGCTGAACAGGTTTGCAGGTAACTTGAAGCAAGCTGCTGAAAGTGATGGTCGAATTGAGCGTTCGGTTAGAGAAAATTCGGCATTCATGTCAATCCTTGATGCCCGCCCG ATTGAATCCGCACTTCCAACCTTGGCAAGGCCGATTATGtctttagatcaaaatgaagatgCTATTGTGGGATCTCTCAAGCAGAGCCTG AGGCAACTAGAAACTCTTGGAGCCCAAAGGGCTGGTCTTGAAGACATGCTTAAAGAGATGAAAAGAAAG GATGATATATTACCAAAGTTGATGACATCCACTGGCTCTCATGAGGATCTCTTTAAGAAGGAAATAGCAAAATATGACCATATTTGTGAAGAAATAGCTCAAAATATTGAGGCACAGGAGCAACTGTTGATGCAGATCCAG GCTCAGAATGATGAATTCTCGGCTCTCTTCAATCTTGAAGACTATAAAG CTTCGCGTGAAAAATGCTATAAGCAGATTGAAGCTGCCATAGCCAAGTTTCGAGAGATAAAAGACAACATTAATGAAGGGTTAAAATTCTATGTTACTCTGCAG GATGCGATCACAAATGTAAAGCAGCAGAGCAATGACTTCGTAATGACAAGGAACATCCAGTGCAGAGAAATGATTGAAGATGTTCAAAGAAAAGTGGCTAATATGAGTTTCCAAGATAAAAACTCAGGTGCTTTTAGTAGTAGCTACCCACCAGTTGGAAGCCAAAACCAAAGACCCAGTACACAACAAACAGATCCTCGTCCCCAAACACCTTATTATCAACCACCTGAGCAGCCTCCGGTTTCTTCCTACGGACATCCCCTTCCCTCATATAGTTCAGCAGCGCATCAGCCTCACCTCCATACCACATTCCACCAACATCTGCCGCTCCATACCAACCCCATCAGGTTCATCAGCAGGCAC
- the LOC107617940 gene encoding ALG-2 interacting protein X isoform X2, with protein sequence MAATPSSSAAGATNIMLAIFEKKTNSVDLYRPLRNYIAFNYSEREAQNLEDDLQTLKQQRADIERHSDPSLPSRRDLLQSYFRALCLVETRFPISPDPAHVNALTFVWFDAFKPKQKSSQQNIHLEKASVLFNLGAVYSQIGLSYDRNTVDGRRQASHAFIAAAGAFAYLRDNASMKASIGGSATVDISGECAGMLEKLMLAQAQECVFENSIAKGSTPGVCSKISRQVGLYYEEALAALNVAPLNTHFDKSWIAHVQLKSALFYAEACFRYGLELHEKEEIAEEIARLRSAINVLTEAKRNSKGAAAQILDAIGKLEANINRNLERAVKENDRVYLMRVPSPSSLPPLAAFSMVKPMAMSEVLDASKEKMFASLVPDSSTKALSRYTEMVDDIIRMQAEKLQQASELTRVRLKEMELPDSILALEGNFTLPTSLKEDVEAVQISGGPAGLEAELQQLRDLRRVNQELLVQTEELLQKEAREDSQFRSQFGTKWTRPQSSTLTKNLQDRLNRFAGNLKQAAESDGRIERSVRENSAFMSILDARPIESALPTLARPIMSLDQNEDAIVGSLKQSLRQLETLGAQRAGLEDMLKEMKRKDDILPKLMTSTGSHEDLFKKEIAKYDHICEEIAQNIEAQEQLLMQIQAQNDEFSALFNLEDYKVTLLV encoded by the exons ATGGCCGCGACGCCGTCGTCCTCCGCCGCGGGAGCCACCAACATCATGCTCGCAATTTTCGAGAAGAAGACTAATTCCGTCGACCTGTACCGCCCTCTACGCAACTACATCGCATTCAACTACTCCGAGCGTGAGGCCCAGAACCTCGAAGACGATCTCCAAACCCTAAAGCAGCAACGCGCTGACATCGAGCGCCACTCCGATCCCTCCCTCCCTTCCCGCCGGGACCTTCTCCAGTCCTACTTCAGAGCCCTCTGCCTCGTTGAGACCCGATTCCCAATCTCCCCCGACCCGGCGCACGTCAACGCCCTCACCTTCGTCTGGTTCGACGCCTTCAAGCCCAAGCAGAAGTCTTCCCAGCAGAACATCCATCTCGAGAAGGCCTCCGTACTCTTCAATTTGGGAGCAGTGTACAGCCAAATTGGGCTTTCGTATGATCGCAACACCGTGGACGGCCGTCGCCAGGCCTCACATGCGTTTATAGCAGCCGCGGGGGCGTTTGCTTATTTGAGGGATAATGCGTCCATGAAAGCCTCCATTGGAGGATCCGCCACCGTGGACATCTCGGGGGAGTGCGCTGGGATGCTTGAGAAGCTGATGCTAGCTCAGGCTCAAGAGTGCGTCTTTGAGAACAGTATCGCCAAAGGAAGCACGCCAGGTGTTTGTTCCAAGATCTCTAGGCAG GTTGGGCTGTATTATGAGGAAGCTTTAGCTGCATTGAATGTTGCACCTTTAAACACACATTTTGATAAATCGTGGATAGCGCATGTCCAGCTGAAATCGGCTTTGTTCTATGCTGAAGCTTGCTTTAGGTATGGACTGGAGCtacatgaaaaagaagaaatagcaGAGGAGATTGCACGACTCAGGAGTGCCATTAACGTGCTAACTGAGGCGAAGAGAAATTCAAAGGGTGCTGCAGCACAGATTCTCGATGCAATTGGCAAGTTAGAGGCCAATATTAACCGAAACTTGGAAAGGGCTGTCAAGGAGAACGACAGGGTTTACCTCATGAGAGTTCCTTCTCCCAGTTCCCTACCACCTCTTGCAGCATTTTCTATGGTGAAGCCAATGGCAATGAGTGAGGTGCTGGATGCAAGCAAAGAGAAGATGTTTGCTAGCCTTGTACCTGACAGTAGTACAAAGGCCCTCTCCAGGTATACTGAAATGGTAGATGACATTATAAGAATGCAGGCTGAGAAGCTACAGCAAGCTAGTGAGCTAACACGAGTTAGGCTCAAGGAAATGGAACTTCCGGATTCTATTCTTGCTTTGGAAGGAAATTTTACTCTTCCAACAAGTCTCAAAGAAGATGTGGAGGCTGTGCAGATCAGTGGGGGACCTGCTGGCTTGGAAGCAGAGTTACAGCAACTGAGGGACCTAAGGAGGGTGAATCAAGAATTATTGGTCCAGACTGAGGAGCTGTTGCAAAAGGAAGCAAGAGAAGATTCTCAATTTAGAAGCCAGTTTGGGACAAAATGGACTAGACCTCAATCAAGCACTTTGACAAAGAACTTGCAGGATAGGCTGAACAGGTTTGCAGGTAACTTGAAGCAAGCTGCTGAAAGTGATGGTCGAATTGAGCGTTCGGTTAGAGAAAATTCGGCATTCATGTCAATCCTTGATGCCCGCCCG ATTGAATCCGCACTTCCAACCTTGGCAAGGCCGATTATGtctttagatcaaaatgaagatgCTATTGTGGGATCTCTCAAGCAGAGCCTG AGGCAACTAGAAACTCTTGGAGCCCAAAGGGCTGGTCTTGAAGACATGCTTAAAGAGATGAAAAGAAAG GATGATATATTACCAAAGTTGATGACATCCACTGGCTCTCATGAGGATCTCTTTAAGAAGGAAATAGCAAAATATGACCATATTTGTGAAGAAATAGCTCAAAATATTGAGGCACAGGAGCAACTGTTGATGCAGATCCAG GCTCAGAATGATGAATTCTCGGCTCTCTTCAATCTTGAAGACTATAAAG tCACCCTACTTGTCTGA
- the LOC107617882 gene encoding fruit protein pKIWI502 — translation MMSFSLLHSPHSLNLNLHPHAHFSQPSPFPMSILRRLTLTLRPRLHHNRHRRTATTCAAVRQDTTLWTPAPLSEVEPAAESLFHIAVDISATPDLVESHTRAGQYLQLRVPDAPKPVFLAIASPPKLASARGAFEFLVKSVKGSTAEALCALKRGDVVELSSVMGNGFDISRIDPPEKFGTVIVFATGSGISPIRSLVESGFGAAQRSDVRLYYGARNLQRMAYQDRFKEWESSGVKIVPVLSQPDDSWSGERGYVQEAFKKVKQISNPLSTGAVLCGQKEMTEEVTSILVADGVSGEKILKNF, via the exons atgATGTCATTCTCTCTCTTACACTCCCCACATTCCCTAAACCTTAACCTACACCCCCATGCGCACTTTAGCCAACCCTCTCCCTTTCCTATGTCCATCTTACGCCGCCTCACCCTAACCCTACGCCCTCGCCTCCACCACAATCGCCATCGCCGCACCGCCACCACATGCGCCGCTGTCCGCCAGGACACCACCCTCTGGACCCCGGCTCCGCTCTCTGAGGTGGAACCCGCCGCCGAGTCCCTCTTCCACATCGCCGTTGACATCTCCGCCACGCCCGATCTCGTGGAGTCACACACACGCGCCGGTCAGTACCTTCAGCTACGTGTTCCCGACGCGCCCAAGCCCGTGTTCCTTGCCATCGCATCGCCGCCGAAGCTGGCATCTGCGCGTGGCGCGTTCGAGTTCTTGGTGAAGAGCGTGAAGGGGTCCACTGCGGAGGCGCTGTGCGCGTTGAAGAGAGGGGATGTGGTGGAGCTGAGCTCGGTCATGGGAAATGGGTTTGACATCAGCCGGATCGACCCGCCGGAGAAATTCGGCACTGTCATCGTCTTTGCCACCGGTTCCGGAATTAG CCCAATTCGATCGCTTGTCGAGTCAGGATTTGGCGCTGCTCAAAGGTCTGATGTAAGGCTATATTATGGGGCAAGAAACCTTCAGAGAATGGCTTATCAG GATAGATTTAAGGAATGGGAATCTTCTGGTGTGAAGATTGTGCCTGTGTTATCTCAACCAGATGATAGTTGGAGTGGGGAGAGAGGCTATGTACAG GAGGCATTTAAAAAAGTGAAGCAAATATCAAACCCTTTATCAACTGGTGCAGTACTTTGTGGCCAGAAAGAGATGACTGAG GAAGTGACATCTATTCTCGTTGCGGATGGAGTCTCAGGTGAGAAGATATTGAAGAACTTTTGA
- the LOC107617881 gene encoding sarcoplasmic reticulum histidine-rich calcium-binding protein, protein MDTKRFIQLVEEKKKKIMERKEAPLKWEQKLEAAAKAKAEAEAKERRLKAAKHKKRSGSDSDSDYDTDDEGKKTSKRSHRKHRKHSHHDSDHEKRKDKSSKRRAKRRSSESSDFSSDESESISDEERRRKKNHKKLKRQRSKSDSSDSDSSADEISKRKRHHKRHRHSKHSESDFSTDEEDSPVRRRGHGKHHRRHRRSEPGESDSSSDDAHRKRSHKRNHKHHKRSHNVELRSSDSDDPSHGRRSRSLGKYSDEDSEVERKRSRHKKPNHQPHHSHDKHQHYSDEEKNHSHQRSPKVNGDHEEGLEQTETDEKDGADRGSGAMIENNDDQIV, encoded by the coding sequence ATGGACACCAAGCGATTCATCCAGCTGgttgaggagaagaagaagaaaattatgGAGAGAAAGGAAGCTCCTTTGAAGTGGGAGCAGAAGCTGGAAGCTGCTGCGAAGGCCAAGGCTGAAGCTGAAGCTAAAGAGAGGAGGCTGAAGGCTGCAAAACATAAGAAAAGATCAGGATCCGACAGTGACAGTGATTATGACACTGATGATGAGGGTAAGAAGACCAGTAAAAGATCTCATAGGAAGCACAGGAAGCATTCTCATCATGACTCTGACCATGagaaaaggaaagacaaaagctccAAGCGCAGGGCTAAGAGACGGTCCTCAGAATCTAGTGATTTTAGTAGTGATGAATCTGAGAGCATCTCTGACGAggagaggagaagaaagaagaatcacAAGAAGCTAAAACGTCAACGATCAAAATCAGATTCAAGTGATTCTGATTCTTCTGCTGATGAAATTAGCAAGAGGAAAAGGCATCACAAAAGGCATCGCCATTCAAAACATAGTGAATCAGACTTCTCTACTGATGAAGAAGACAGTCCAGTTCGTAGAAGAGGTCATGGAAAGCATCACAGACGACACCGACGATCAGAACCTGGTGAATCTGACTCATCAAGTGATGATGCTCATCGTAAGAGAAGCCACAAAAGGAACCATAAACATCACAAGCGATCGCATAATGTGGAGTTGAGATCATCCGATTCTGATGATCCCAGCCATGGGCGAAGAAGCAGGTCACTGGGGAAGTACTCAGACGAAGATTCTGAAGTAGAAAGAaaaagatcaagacacaagaagcCCAACCACCAACCCCATCACTCACATGACAAACATCAGCACTACTCAGATGAGGAGAAAAATCATTCCCATCAGCGCTCGCCAAAAGTAAATGGAGACCATGAAGAGGGTTTAGAGCAAACTGAAACTGATGAAAAGGATGGTGCTGATCGTGGAAGCGGAGCTATGATTGAGAATAACGATGATCAAATTGTTTGA
- the LOC107619243 gene encoding protein DETOXIFICATION 16 — MERVVKSGLETPLCPPNQEPDDQRFEQCCCLREDIVEEAKKQLWLAGPLIAVSLLQFSLQMISIMFVGHLGNLFLSGASLGFSFASCTGYSVLLGMGSALETLCGQAYGAKKYHMLGIHTQRAMVVLLSLSIPLSLIWFYTSNLLIVMGQDHEISAVAGTYNRWMIPGLFAYAILQCLNRFLQTQNNVFPMLITSGITTLVHAAFCWLFVYEFDLGSKGAALAISLSYWVNVFLLVIYINCSRACASTWNGVSKEALNDILSFIKLGVASAVMICFEYWSFEMVVLLSGLLPNPQLETSVLSISLNTCWMVYQISVGLGGAISTRVSNELGAGNARGALLALHVMIATAILEGTTIALITILVRNVWGKLYSNEDQVIRYVSKMMPLLALSDFLDGFQCVLSGAARGCGWQNLCASINLGAYYVVGIPSAILFAFVFHMGGMGLWIGIICGLSVQGIALVTVNVCTDWDREARKTVHITQETTNMVIEP; from the exons AAGAACCTGATGATCAGAGATTTGAACAATGTTGTTGCCTTAGAGAAGACATTGTTGAGGAAGCTAAGAAGCAACTATGGCTAGCAGGGCCTCTTATTGCAGTTAGTTTGCTTCAATTCAGCTTACAAATGATATCTATAATGTTTGTTGGCCATCTTGGCAACTTGTTTCTTTCTGGTGCTTCCTTGGGTTTCTCCTTTGCTTCTTGCACTGGTTACAGTGTTTTG TTAGGAATGGGGAGTGCATTGGAGACACTATGTGGGCAAGCATATGGAGCCAAGAAGTATCACATGCTAGGAATCCACACACAAAGGGCAATGGTTGTTCTTCTATCTCTGAGTATTCCATTATCACTAATCTGGTTTTACACAAGCAACCTTCTTATTGTAATGGGACAAGACCATGAGATATCGGCTGTGGCCGGAACATATAATCGCTGGATGATCCCTGGCCTTTTTGCTTATGCCATCCTTCAATGCCTCAACAGATTTCTGCAGACTCAAAACAATGTTTTCCCAATGCTTATAACCTCTGGAATCACAACTTTGGTGCATGCAGCATTTTGTTGGCTTTTTGTGTATGAATTTGACTTAGGTAGCAAAGGCGCAGCATTGGCCATCAGCTTGTCTTATTGGGTTAATGTGTTCCTATTGGTGATTTACATAAACTGTTCTAGAGCTTGTGCATCAACTTGGAATGGTGTTTCCAAAGAGGCCTTGAATGACATTCTCAGCTTTATAAAACTAGGAGTTGCTTCAGCAGTTATGATATG CTTCGAATACTGGTCGTTTGAGATGGTTGTGCTTCTCTCAGGTCTTCTGCCAAACCCACAACTAGAGACATCTGTTTTATCAATAAG CCTTAATACATGTTGGATGGTTTATCAGATATCTGTTGGTCTTGGTGGTGCCATAAG CACCCGTGTTTCAAATGAACTGGGTGCTGGGAATGCACGAGGCGCGCTCTTGGCTCTTCATGTCATGATTGCAACCGCCATATTAGAGGGTACAACAATAGCATTGATCACCATTTTGGTGAGGAATGTTTGGGGAAAGCTCTACAGCAATGAAGATCAAGTTATAAGATATGTTTCCAAGATGATGCCTCTACTTGCACTCTCTGACTTCCTGGATGGCTTCCAGTGTGTTCTTTCAG GAGCTGCTAGAGGGTGTGGTTGGCAAAATCTATGTGCATCTATAAACCTTGGTGCTTACTATGTTGTGGGAATTCCTTCTGCTATCTTATTTGCATTTGTGTTTCATATGGGAGGGATG GGACTTTGGATAGGAATCATTTGTGGACTTTCTGTTCAGGGGATAGCACTAGTTACAGTAAATGTATGCACAGATTGGGATAGAGAG GCAAGGAAAACAGTTCACATAACTCAGGAAACTACTAACATGGTTATAGAACCGTAG